The proteins below are encoded in one region of Equus caballus isolate H_3958 breed thoroughbred chromosome 16, TB-T2T, whole genome shotgun sequence:
- the PRR23E gene encoding LOW QUALITY PROTEIN: proline-rich protein 23E (The sequence of the model RefSeq protein was modified relative to this genomic sequence to represent the inferred CDS: inserted 1 base in 1 codon), translating to MLVPFGGDLWVGYPPPAASAASVWPWGVSSFDPCVGGQHWATMASGVLPYSVGPLPLYSSGPPALSRDAPGHCXQVGWQTPASSAFPAVGVGGGRRSSRGASPLKRCQAPPSEWASRFSIWAPAPSSSPELRPLPPSRSSDPQPNPRCPRSPRPPCRACCCLF from the exons ATGCTGGTGCCCTTTGGGGGTGATCTCTGGGTGGGGTATCCCCCTCCAGCTGCCTCAGCAGCTTCAGTCTGGCCTTGGGGCGTCTCCAGCTTTGATCCCTGCGTGGGAGGCCAGCACTGGGCCACCATGGCCTCCGGTGTATTGCCTTACTCTGTGGGACCCCTGCCCCTGTACTCCTCCGGCCCTCCAGCTCTGAGCAGGGACGCCCCCGGCCACT ACCAGGTGGGATGGCAGACTCCAGCCAGCTCAGCCTTCCCGgctgtgggggttgggggggggcggCGCTCATCCAGAGGAGCTTCTCCCTTGAAGAGGTGCCAGGCCCCTCCATCAGAGTGGGCCTCCAGGTTCAGCATTTGGGCGCCTGCGCCGTCCTCCAGCCCCGAACTCCGCCCTCTGCCCCCTTCCCGCAGCTCGGACCCTCAGCCCAATCCCCGGTGCCCCCGCTCCCCCCGGCCGCCCTGCAgggcctgctgctgcctcttctag